The nucleotide sequence CGTCCTCCTCCCGCTGCCCTAACGGGCATGCAGCACCGAAACGCGCAGCAATGCAAAACGCCCGGCAGGACCACAGTCCCGCCGGGCGCGCTAGTTTTATCAGCCGTCCCTCGACGGTCAGCGCAGATATTTGAGGAAGGGGCTGTCCGGCGTCAAAAAGAGCCGGCTGTTTTTGGCGAAGGCCTTGTGGTAGGCCTCCAGGCTGCGGGTGAAACCGAAAAAGTCCGGAGACTTGCTCACGGCCTCGGCCCACACGGCAGCAGCTTCGGCGTCGCCCTGGCCGCGCAACACCTCGGCCTGACGTTCGGCTTCGGCCAAAAGCACGGCCCGCTCCTTGTCGGCGCCCGACTTGATCTTCTCCATTTCTTCCCAGCCCTCGGACCGGTAGAGCTTGGCTTGACGCTCGCGCTCGGCCTGCATCCGCCCGTAGATGGCCTGAGCGTTTTCCGGAGGCAGGTCGGTGCGCTTGATGCGCACGTCCACCACTTCGATGCCGTAGGGCGACAACAGCCGCGAGGACTTGGTGGTCACCTCGCCCATGATGACGTCGCGCTTGGTGGAAACGACGTCGAGCAGCGTATATTGGCCCAGGGCCACGCGCAACTCGGCGTAGATGATGTCGTCCAGGCGGGCCGTGGCCCGGGACAGGGTGCGCAGGGTCCGGTAGAACTGCAAGGGGTCGGTGATGCGCCAGCGGGCGTAATTGTCGACCACCAGGTTTTTCTTGTCCAGGGTCAGCACTTCGGCCGTCTTGGCGTCGTATTCCATGAGCCGGGCGTCGAAGTAGACCACGTTTTGCACAAAGGGCAGCTTGAAATGCAGCCCCGGCTTGATGGGGCCGTCCACGGGCTTGCCGAGCTGCAGCACAATGGCCGTCTCGGTCTGATCCACCACGTAGAGAGATTGGGAAACGGCCACGGCCACGAAAAAGGCGACCACGATCCCGATGACAAGCGACGTTTTCACTGGGCGCCTCCCTTGGCCTTGGCCGGTCCCGCGGACGGGCTGGCCGTGGTTTCAGGGGCCTTGTGTCCGGGCCTTACCGCTTCCAGGGGCAAATAGGGCACGGCCTGCCGGGCCGCCTCGTCGCTCATGATGAGCTTGTCCAGCTCGGGGTTGGCCAAAAGCGTTTCCATGCCTTCGATAAAAAGGCGCTGCCGGGTCACGGCCGGGGCCTTGTCGTATTCGGTGCGAAGGGCCGTGAAACGGTCCGCGCCGCCCTTGGCCCGGCGGATGACCTGCTCCCGATAGGCCCCGGCCTCGTTGATGATGGCCGCCGAACGGCCCCGGGCCTTGGGCAGGATGTCGTTGGAATAGGCGTCGGCCTCGTTGATGAAACGGATCTTGTCTTCCCGGGCGCTGGCCACGTCCTTGAAGGCGTCCACCACCTGCTTGGGCGGATGCACGTCCTGAAGCTGCACGGCCACCACTTCCACGCCGCAGTTGTACAGCTGAAGCATGGCCTGAAGCACGCGTTTGGTGTCGTCTTGCACCGTGACCTTGCCCGAGGTGAGCACGGTGTCGATCTTGGCGTCGCCGATGACCTCGCGCATGGCCGCCTCGGCCGCGCTTTTGACGGTTTCGTCCGGCCGGTCCACCTTGAAGAGGTAGTCCACGGGGTTGCTGATCTGATACTGGACGATAAACTGCACATCGACGATGTTTTCATCCCCGGTGAGCATGAGCGATTCCTCGGGAACGGCCCGGGACTGCGTGGTCATGCCGTCGCGGGAGGAGGAACGGAAGCCCACCTCCACCCGGCGCACCTGGGATACTTTCGGGGTCTTTACGGTCTCGATGGGAAACGGTAAATGGTAGTGCGGCCCCGGTCCGGTGGAATAGGCGTAAGCGCCAAAGCGCTGCACCACGCCGGCCTCGTCGGGTTCCACGATGTAGATGCCGCTGGCCGCCCACAACAGCGCCAGGACGCCGATGATGATTTTGGGGCCGCCGGGCAGCCGTTTTTTCATATCCGACAATCTGTCGGCCAGGTCCTCGCCAAGCCGTCCAGGGTCCGGAATCGGAGATCCCTGGCGGCGTTTTTGCTCCGAGAGCTTGTCCCAATCCCAGTTCATCCTGAACGAATAGGGGACAACACCGGGGCAGGTCAAGGGACGGCCGGACGCGAAACGTGCCTCGCCGCGCACAGGAGACCGCATGAAACCAATCACGCCCGCGCCGTTTCGGGCCTATGACATCAGGGGAATCGTCGACGCCGACTTCGACGAGGAATGGGTGGAGCGCCTTGGCCGGGCGCTTGGAACGTTTTTCCTGCGCCGGGGCCACAGCCAGGCCGTGGTCGGCCACGACTGCCGTCTGACCTCACCGGGCTACCAGGCCCAGTTGGCCGCCGGACTGGCCTCCTGCGGCGTGGATGTGGTCTGCCTGGGCATGGTCCCAAGCCCGGTCTTCTACTACGCCGTCAAGGCCCTAGGCCGCCGGGCCGGCGCGGTGGTGACGGCCAGTCACAATCCTTCGGAATTCAACGGATTCAAGGTCTGGTCCGGAGAAACCACCATCCACACCGACGACATCCGGGAAATCTACGACATCATGGCCGCCGGGGAATTCCCTTCGGGCACGGGCATCGTGTGCGAACACGACATCAAGCCGTCGTACATCGAGCACGTGGCCGAGCAGATGGTGCTGCCCCGGACCGTCTCGGTGGTGGTGGACGGCGGCAACGGAGCCGGCGGCCTCGTCTGCTGCGACGTGCTGCGCCAGGCCGGAGCCCGGGTCACGCCCCTTTACTGCGAGCCCGACGGCCGCTTTCCCAACCATCATCCCGATCCCGTCATCCACAAGAACATCGCCGACCTGGCCGCCCGGGTCGTGGCCGAGGGCGCGGACTTCGGCGTGGGCCTTGACGGCGACGCCGACCGCATCGGCGTGGTGGACAACACCGGCCGGCTGCTCTACGGCGACCAGCTCCTGGCCATCTACGCCCGGGCCGTGCTCCAAAACCATCCCGGAGCCACGGTCATCGGCGAGGTCAAGTGCAGCCACCTGCTCTATAAAGACATCGCCGCCCACGGCGGCGATCCCCTCATGGCCGCCACCGGCCATTCGCTCATCAAATCCAAAATGCGCGAAACCGGGGCCATCCTGGCCGGCGAGATGAGCGGCCACATGTTTTTCGCCGACCGCTACTACGGTTTCGACGACGCCATCTACGCCGCCGCCCGGCTGGCCGAGATCGTGGCCGCCTCGTCCACGCCCCTGTCCGAGATGCTGGCCGACTGGCCGGCCACGGTCAACACGCCGGAAATCCGCGTCGATTGCCCCGACGCCATCAAGTTCGCGGTGGTGGACAAGGCCAAACGGCACTTTACCAATGGTTACGACGTCATCGACGTGGACGGCGTGCGCCTGACCTTCCCGGACGGTTGGGGACTGCTTCGCGCCTCCAACACCCAGCCGGCCCTGGTGGTGCGCTTCGAAGCCGAGAACGAGACGCGCCTGGACGAAATCCGCCGTCTCATCGAGGAACCGGTGACAGCCTGGATCAAGGAGCTTTCCTAGGGTCGCGACCCGATCATGCCCGTGTCCGCCGGAAGGCCGGCCGCAACCCGGCCCGGCCGTCCGGCGACTCCCCGTCAACGCCCCGGAGGAGACATGCGACACGCCTTCCTGCCCCGCCTGCTGGCCGTTTCCATCGCCCTGTCGCCGTGGGCGATTCCGGCTTTGACCCTGGCCCAGGACTACCGGCCAAACACCGCCCTGGGCGAACTGCTGGCCCACATGCCCTACGTCAAAAGCGGGACCAATCCCGGCGGCAAAAACGTGTTGGAAAACAGCTGCATCTACAAGGACAGCTTCTCCATCAGCCCGTCCAAGGAGGTGCTGGAGCGCTGCGACGTGGCCGGAGCCGTGGCGGAATTCACGGCCAAAAACGGACCGCCCGATTTGGTGTCCGAGGCTCCCGGCGGCAAGAAACTGCTGGAATACCGCCTGCTGCACGGCGGCAACAGCTACTTCGTCAAGATCTACGTGGCCTGCGCCGGAGGCAAGACCGAAATCTTCGCCATCGCCGAGTGCAAGGAGGAAAAAAACCGGGTCAAACCCGGACCGCCCAAGGACGACCGCTCGTTTTGGAAGAAGATGCTGCCTTGAATCTGGTTGGCCGCCAGGCCAAGGCGCGATGCCGCCGGCGGTTTTCCTGAATCAAACGCCTATTGACTGCCCGTCTTTTTTATATATATCCTTGTATAGCTAGTAACATCAAACTACAAGGAGACTGGGCATGGCCGCCAAGAACGTGAAGATCAGCGCCACAGGCAAAAACCATCATGCCGTCTTGGATGATGGCCCTGCGTTCGCCATCGGGAAAGAGGTCAAATACGGGGACAACATCGGACTGCAGCACCTCGGGAACAGCACGTCGAAGCGCTATTCGCCAGAAGAGCATCGAGAAGAATATGGATTTTGGGCCGACTTCCTGGTCCCCACAGCGACCTGCGAAAGCGGCGGCTGTTATTCCTGTCTCAACACCTACGACACGGCGCTGTTCACCTTCGGTTTTTTGCAGTTTGCCGCCCATGTCCCCAACGGCGACTGCATCCTCTATTTCCGCCGTCTGCTCGCCCTGCCCCAGGCCGAATCCTACTTTCCCGACCTCATTGTAAAAGAGGGCCGCATCCATCACAGGCAGGGCGGCATAATGCTCCCCCTTGAAACCGATGACGACACGTCGGGATTCCAGCGCTACTTTAATCCGGACCCGGCCCTGCTGTCGGACGAGGAACGTCGACGAGCCGCCTTGTGCATCCATTGGTGCGAAAACGATCCGGAAGTTCGCGACCTTCAGGTCGCCGTCGGCATTGCGCTTTTCAAAAAGAACATGAAGCTTTACGCCCAAAAATACTCGCTGGATCAGGCCCCGGACTCCATCTGCGCCATCGTGGCCGACATTCGCCATCAGGGTCGCGCCAAAAGCGACGCCATCCTTCAGGCCCTCGACGCCAAGGGCCGCTGGGACGTCGCCCGGACCAACCTCCTGCGCCTTGGCCTGGACAAATACCCCGGCCGGCCGCAGCAGTTGGAAGCGACCCTGAGGCGTCTTGAAGACGAAGGGATTTTTGGCCGCCGCGTCTATGACTTGGCCTCGGCCGACTTCCAGCTGCTGTCCGACGACGTCCGATAGCGCCATGCGTCCCGAGCGGGTCCGGTCCGCCCACGGACCTGCCCGGGACGCTTCCCCGCCATTTGCCCCCAGGCGCGATTGCGGCTATAAGGCGATGAAATCAGACCGCCGGACACCACCGCATGCGCATATTCAAATGGCTTTTCCTGCTCGCCCTCCTTACCGCCGGGGGCTACTTCGGCTACAAACACTACACCAAAAAACCCGAGCCGCCCCGGGTCATCGCCACGGCCGAGGCTAGCCTGGGCAACGTGCGCAAGGTGTTGGAGGCTACGGGCATCATCAAGGCCCAGGTCGGCGCCATCGTCAAGATCGGCGCCCGGGCCACAGGCACCATCAAGGAAATGCACGTCAAGGTCGGCGACGAGGTCAAGCGCGACCAGCTCATCGCCGTCATCGACTCCCGGGAGCTGCGCTCCCAGCTCGACGAGGCCGAGGCCCGGCTGGCCCGGGCCAATGCCGAGCTGTCCCAGGTCGAAACCGTCTACCCCCGCCGCATCGCCGAAGCCGAAGCCGAACTGCGCCTGTCCCAGGCCAAGTACGACTACGCCGCCTCCACGCTCAAGCGCCAGGATGAGCTGTTCCGCAAGGAACTCGTGGCCCGCGACGTCCTGGACGCCGCCCGCCGCGACAATCTGGTCAGCCAAAACGAGGTGCTGGCCCGAGAGGCCTCCCTGGTGCGGGTGCGCACGGAATTCGAAAAGGAACTCATCAAGGCCCAGCGCGTCCGGGACGAGGCCCAGGCCGTCATCGACTCGGCCAACACCAAGATTTCCTATACCCGCATCGTCAGCCCCATCGACGGCGTGGTGGCCCTGGTCACCTCCCAGGCCGGCGAGACCGTGGTGGCCGGCCTGCAAGTGGCTAATCTCATCACCGTCCTTGACCCCAGCCGCCTGGAAATGTGGATCTACGTGGACGAGACCGACGTCGGCCAGGTCAAGGCCGCCATGCCGGTAGAATTCCGGGTGGACGCCTACCCCGGCACGACCTTCAAGGGCAGCGTCAACCAGATCTATCCCCAGCCCGAGATCCGCGACAACATCGTCTACTACCAGGCCCTGGTGCGCCTGGACCCGGCCGAATCGTCCAAGCTGCGCCCGGAAATGACCACCCAGTGCCAGATCGTGGTGCAGGAGAAAAAGGGCGTGCTGGTCATTCCCAACGCGGCGCTCAAGTGGATCGGCGACAAGCAGGTGGTCTTCGCCGTGACCGAGGGTGGCGGCGTGCGCGAGGTGCAGCCCAAGCTCGGCCTGGAGGGGCTTAACGAAACCGAGATCGTCGAAGGCTTAGCCCCGGGCGAAAAGGTGGCTACCCAGATCGTGCTGCCGGGCCTGGCCGCGCCGACCATAAACGCCCCCAAGGCCAACCGTCCGGGCGGCGGCCGATGACCGGCCAGGCGTCCCCCGGCGAAGGCGAGCCGCTTATCCGCCTAACCGACGTCACCCGCAGCTACGTCATGGGCGGCGTGGCCAACACGGTGCTCTCCGGGGTGACCCTGGACATCGCGGCCGGCGAATTCGCGGCCATCATGGGCCCGTCGGGCTCTGGCAAGTCCACTCTGCTCCACATCCTGGGCCTGCTCGACCGCCCCACTTCCGGCAGCTACCGGCTGCGCGGCCAAGAGACCGGCACGCTGTCCGACGACGCCCTGTCCCATCTGCGAAACCAAGCCATTGGCTTCGTCTTCCAGAGCTTTTACCTCATCCCTTACGCCACCGCCCTGGACAACGTGCTGCTCCCGGGGCTCTACAGCGACGCCCCGCGCGCGGCCCTTGTCCGGCGGGCGGGAGAACTCCTGGACAAGGTCGGGCTGTCGGCCCAGGCCCGACACAAGCCTTCCCAGCTCTCCGGCGGCCAGCAGCAGCGCGTGGCCCTGGCCAGGTCGCTTATAAACGACCCGGACCTCATCCTGGCCGACGAACCCACCGGCCAGCTCGATTCCGGCACCAGCCGCGAAATCATGGAACTCCTCGCCGCCATCAACCGCGACGCCGGCAAGACGGTCATCGTCGTCACCCACGACCCGGACACCGCCGCCTACGCCCGTCGCCAGATTCTCGTGACCGATGGCCGTGTGGCGCGTTCTTAGCCGCTATCCGCGCCTGCTATGGCGTCTGCAGGGCGTGGCCGGCCAAGCCCTGCTGGCCCACAAAGCGCGCAGCTTCTTTGTCGTTGCCGCCGTGGCCATGGGCATCGCGGCGCTCACCGTCATCGTCGCCTCGGTGGACGGCGCGCGGCGAAAGGCCCTGGAAATCGTCGATTTCTTTGGCCCGGACGCGGTGCTGGTCCTTGGCGGCGACATCGAGAACCGGCCCGTTGGCCAGCGCACAAATACCCTCACCTGGTCTGACGCCCGGGCCATCGCCCGCTCCTTGCCCGGGGCCTACGCCGTGCTGCCCATGCGCTCGGTGCGGGCCGTGACCCTGCGCTACGGCAACAAGAACCACGAGGCCCCCACCGTGGTCGGAGCCACCGAGAATTACGCCGCCACCTGGAACTGGCCCCTGTCCGAGGGCCGCGACCTGTCCGAGGACGACATCGCCCACGGGGCCAAGGTGGCGCTCATCGGCGACGCCCCGGCCAAGGCTCTTTTCGGCGACGCCTCGCCGGTCGGGCGCACGGTCATGGTGAAAAATCTGCCCGTGCAGATCGTCGGGCGACTGTCCTACCGGGGCTTTACCGGCGGCGGCTCGGACGTGTCCGTGGATGACCGCCTCATCATGCCCATCTCCACCCTGACCCAGCGTTTCAACCTGGACCGCAACTACTTCCGGGGCCTTCGCGTGCGCTTCCACGATCCGGACCTCATCGGGGTCCACATGGAAAACCTGCGCGCCCTGCTGCGCCACGAACACAAGCTCGGCCCCACCGTCCCCGACGATTTCACCATCATGTCGGCCAGCGAGATCCTCAAGTTCCTGACAGCCTTTACCGGTGGACTGGTGGCCTTTCTCGGGGTCACGGCCGGAGTGGCCATCCTGGTCGGCGGTTTCGTGCTGGCCAACCTCATGTTTCTGGGCGTCAGCGAACGACGCGTGGAGATCGGGCTGCGCAAGGCCGTGGGGGCCACCTCCGGGGCCATCCTCATCCAGTTTTTGTCCGAGGCCGTCTACCTGACCCTGGCCGGAGCCATCCTCGGCGTGGGACTCGGGGTGGGCCTGGGCGAGTCCCTGTCACGCCTGGGAATGCTGGAACTGCGCCTGTCGCCCAAAATCTTCGTCCTGTCCCTGGCCGCCGCTCTGGCCATCGCCCTGGCCTTCGGCCTGCGCCCGGCCCGCAAGGCGGCTGACCTCGACCCCATCGAGGCCCTGCGCGGCGGCGGCGAATAGCCGCCGCCGCGCAGCCACGCCTGCCCGCCTTTCCTGCCCAGCCGCTTGGGTGCCGCGTCCACGACAAACGTAAGCGCTCAATAAGGCGCGTCTTGTTAGGGCGAGCAGGAAGCAGGATAAGCTCAGGCAGGTATGATGAGGCTTTGAGGATCGCTGTACTGGGGCAGGAGGGCCTTGCGTTGGGCGTCAGTGGTTGCCGCCGGCAAGTGCTCGAAGAGGTGGCGCAGGTAGCGGTATGGCTCCAGCCCGTTGGCCTTGGCCGTTTCGATGAGGGAGTAGATGGTGGCCGAGGCGTCGGCTCCGCGCGGATGGCCTGAGAACAGCCAGTTTTTGCGGCCCACGGCAAAGGGGCGGATGGCGTTTTCGGCCAGGTTGTTGTCCGGACGCAGTCGGCCGTCTTCCAGGTAGACGACCAACCGCTCCCACTGTTTGATAGCATAGCCAATGGCCTTGCCGAGCAGACTCTTGGGCGGGGTGGTGGCGGCGCGTGCATCGAGCAGCGCCTTAAGCTTGTCCAGGATCGGCCTGGATTTTTCGGCTCGCAGGACCTTGATCTGCTCCGGATTGAGCTGTTGCCTTTCGGCTTGGTGCTCCACGCCGTAGAGTTTGCCGATCAGATCGAGGACGGCATGGGCCGTGCCGCCTTTGGCCTTCTTGCCAGCGGACTTCTCGACCTCGACGAACTTGCGCCGGACATGGGCCAAACAGCCGAGATGGCGCAGGCCTTCCCGTTCGCCCAGGGCCTCATAGCCGCTGTAGCCGTCGGTCTGCAGATAGCCTTTGAAATCGCCAAGAATTTCCGCAGCCACGCTGCCGGCCCGGGTCGGATGATAGCGAAACAGGACGACCGGTTTTCCCGGTGTTCCGCCCCGGGCGACCCACATAAATGATTTCGTGGTGTTGGCCCGGCCTGGTTCG is from Solidesulfovibrio magneticus RS-1 and encodes:
- the hflC gene encoding protease modulator HflC; this translates as MKTSLVIGIVVAFFVAVAVSQSLYVVDQTETAIVLQLGKPVDGPIKPGLHFKLPFVQNVVYFDARLMEYDAKTAEVLTLDKKNLVVDNYARWRITDPLQFYRTLRTLSRATARLDDIIYAELRVALGQYTLLDVVSTKRDVIMGEVTTKSSRLLSPYGIEVVDVRIKRTDLPPENAQAIYGRMQAERERQAKLYRSEGWEEMEKIKSGADKERAVLLAEAERQAEVLRGQGDAEAAAVWAEAVSKSPDFFGFTRSLEAYHKAFAKNSRLFLTPDSPFLKYLR
- the hflK gene encoding FtsH protease activity modulator HflK, translated to MNWDWDKLSEQKRRQGSPIPDPGRLGEDLADRLSDMKKRLPGGPKIIIGVLALLWAASGIYIVEPDEAGVVQRFGAYAYSTGPGPHYHLPFPIETVKTPKVSQVRRVEVGFRSSSRDGMTTQSRAVPEESLMLTGDENIVDVQFIVQYQISNPVDYLFKVDRPDETVKSAAEAAMREVIGDAKIDTVLTSGKVTVQDDTKRVLQAMLQLYNCGVEVVAVQLQDVHPPKQVVDAFKDVASAREDKIRFINEADAYSNDILPKARGRSAAIINEAGAYREQVIRRAKGGADRFTALRTEYDKAPAVTRQRLFIEGMETLLANPELDKLIMSDEAARQAVPYLPLEAVRPGHKAPETTASPSAGPAKAKGGAQ
- a CDS encoding phosphomannomutase/phosphoglucomutase, with translation MKPITPAPFRAYDIRGIVDADFDEEWVERLGRALGTFFLRRGHSQAVVGHDCRLTSPGYQAQLAAGLASCGVDVVCLGMVPSPVFYYAVKALGRRAGAVVTASHNPSEFNGFKVWSGETTIHTDDIREIYDIMAAGEFPSGTGIVCEHDIKPSYIEHVAEQMVLPRTVSVVVDGGNGAGGLVCCDVLRQAGARVTPLYCEPDGRFPNHHPDPVIHKNIADLAARVVAEGADFGVGLDGDADRIGVVDNTGRLLYGDQLLAIYARAVLQNHPGATVIGEVKCSHLLYKDIAAHGGDPLMAATGHSLIKSKMRETGAILAGEMSGHMFFADRYYGFDDAIYAAARLAEIVAASSTPLSEMLADWPATVNTPEIRVDCPDAIKFAVVDKAKRHFTNGYDVIDVDGVRLTFPDGWGLLRASNTQPALVVRFEAENETRLDEIRRLIEEPVTAWIKELS
- a CDS encoding efflux RND transporter periplasmic adaptor subunit, whose translation is MRIFKWLFLLALLTAGGYFGYKHYTKKPEPPRVIATAEASLGNVRKVLEATGIIKAQVGAIVKIGARATGTIKEMHVKVGDEVKRDQLIAVIDSRELRSQLDEAEARLARANAELSQVETVYPRRIAEAEAELRLSQAKYDYAASTLKRQDELFRKELVARDVLDAARRDNLVSQNEVLAREASLVRVRTEFEKELIKAQRVRDEAQAVIDSANTKISYTRIVSPIDGVVALVTSQAGETVVAGLQVANLITVLDPSRLEMWIYVDETDVGQVKAAMPVEFRVDAYPGTTFKGSVNQIYPQPEIRDNIVYYQALVRLDPAESSKLRPEMTTQCQIVVQEKKGVLVIPNAALKWIGDKQVVFAVTEGGGVREVQPKLGLEGLNETEIVEGLAPGEKVATQIVLPGLAAPTINAPKANRPGGGR
- a CDS encoding ABC transporter ATP-binding protein — translated: MTGQASPGEGEPLIRLTDVTRSYVMGGVANTVLSGVTLDIAAGEFAAIMGPSGSGKSTLLHILGLLDRPTSGSYRLRGQETGTLSDDALSHLRNQAIGFVFQSFYLIPYATALDNVLLPGLYSDAPRAALVRRAGELLDKVGLSAQARHKPSQLSGGQQQRVALARSLINDPDLILADEPTGQLDSGTSREIMELLAAINRDAGKTVIVVTHDPDTAAYARRQILVTDGRVARS
- a CDS encoding ABC transporter permease — its product is MAVWRVLSRYPRLLWRLQGVAGQALLAHKARSFFVVAAVAMGIAALTVIVASVDGARRKALEIVDFFGPDAVLVLGGDIENRPVGQRTNTLTWSDARAIARSLPGAYAVLPMRSVRAVTLRYGNKNHEAPTVVGATENYAATWNWPLSEGRDLSEDDIAHGAKVALIGDAPAKALFGDASPVGRTVMVKNLPVQIVGRLSYRGFTGGGSDVSVDDRLIMPISTLTQRFNLDRNYFRGLRVRFHDPDLIGVHMENLRALLRHEHKLGPTVPDDFTIMSASEILKFLTAFTGGLVAFLGVTAGVAILVGGFVLANLMFLGVSERRVEIGLRKAVGATSGAILIQFLSEAVYLTLAGAILGVGLGVGLGESLSRLGMLELRLSPKIFVLSLAAALAIALAFGLRPARKAADLDPIEALRGGGE
- the tnpC gene encoding IS66 family transposase codes for the protein MAASQADQQEHIVQLEQRLQLLNLIIYGPKSEKKPRTGQEQQLSLFDEAEQTAEEHKPQTFEEACAPASTRRKRGRRPIPADLPRVEIIHDLPESEKTCPCGAELVRIGEEVSEKLDIVPAKIQVIRHIRPKYACRTCEGVEDDGPTVKTAPMPPQIIPQGIVTQGLLAHVAVAKYADALPLYRQEDQFARLGLDISRGTLAGWMIRVAKSCDPLIDMIIAEIRSGPIVNMDETTVQVLAEPGRANTTKSFMWVARGGTPGKPVVLFRYHPTRAGSVAAEILGDFKGYLQTDGYSGYEALGEREGLRHLGCLAHVRRKFVEVEKSAGKKAKGGTAHAVLDLIGKLYGVEHQAERQQLNPEQIKVLRAEKSRPILDKLKALLDARAATTPPKSLLGKAIGYAIKQWERLVVYLEDGRLRPDNNLAENAIRPFAVGRKNWLFSGHPRGADASATIYSLIETAKANGLEPYRYLRHLFEHLPAATTDAQRKALLPQYSDPQSLIIPA